The following proteins are co-located in the Micromonospora viridifaciens genome:
- a CDS encoding Prokaryotic metallothionein, translating to MATCEVCGNDYWGAFEVRTASGAVHTFDCFECAIHRMAPICEHCETKIVGHGVEVSGRFFCCAHCARAVEGAQGAEVRDAVGARPA from the coding sequence ATGGCAACCTGCGAGGTATGCGGTAACGATTACTGGGGGGCGTTCGAGGTCCGTACGGCCAGCGGGGCGGTGCACACCTTCGACTGTTTCGAGTGCGCCATCCATCGCATGGCACCGATCTGTGAGCACTGCGAGACCAAGATCGTCGGCCACGGCGTGGAGGTGTCCGGCCGCTTCTTCTGCTGCGCCCACTGCGCCCGTGCGGTGGAGGGCGCCCAGGGCGCCGAGGTCCGCGACGCGGTGGGCGCCCGGCCTGCCTGA
- the hemG gene encoding protoporphyrinogen oxidase: protein MARPCRVAIVGGGITGLAAAVRLRDRAPAGTEITVYEQSGRLGGKLHTGELAGQPVEFGAESFLMRDPAGGESAALSLVHRLGLVDRLVHPTVGQAALVVDGGLRPVPGGTLVGVPGDLEKVAAVARPAADADRDGGRPLLDPDADVPVGALVRARFGDEVVERLVDPMLGGVYAGRADDLSLVTTMPALARAARVEHTLVGAVRAAQAAAPRAPGAPVFGTLAGGLSTLVEAAARCSGATIRRDAAVRELARTPAGWRLTVGPTREPQHVDVDAVVLAVPARPAARLLAGPAPEVAAAVGELDYASVALVTMALPEPELPELSGFLVPATEGLLIKAATFFTTKWGHLRRADGLALVRASVGRYGEETSLQLTDDDLVATVHRELSKVLGTSMPAPVARHVQRWGGALPQYTPGHGGRVAAARAALRAAHPTLALAGAGYDGVGIPVCVRSGETAAEEIITALGGSAP from the coding sequence GTGGCGCGACCGTGCCGGGTGGCGATCGTCGGTGGGGGCATCACCGGGCTGGCCGCCGCCGTCCGGTTGCGCGACCGCGCCCCCGCCGGCACCGAGATCACCGTGTACGAGCAGTCCGGCCGTCTCGGCGGCAAGCTGCACACCGGTGAGCTGGCCGGGCAGCCCGTCGAGTTCGGCGCCGAGTCGTTCCTGATGCGTGACCCGGCCGGCGGGGAGTCGGCCGCCCTCAGCCTGGTCCACCGGCTCGGCCTGGTCGACCGCCTCGTGCACCCGACCGTCGGGCAGGCCGCGCTCGTCGTCGACGGCGGGCTGCGCCCGGTGCCGGGCGGCACCCTGGTCGGCGTACCCGGCGACCTGGAGAAGGTGGCGGCGGTGGCGCGGCCGGCGGCGGACGCCGACCGCGACGGCGGCCGTCCGCTGCTCGACCCGGACGCCGACGTGCCGGTCGGCGCACTGGTCCGCGCGCGCTTCGGCGACGAGGTGGTGGAGCGGCTCGTCGATCCGATGCTCGGCGGCGTGTACGCCGGCCGGGCCGACGATCTCTCCCTGGTCACCACCATGCCGGCCCTCGCGCGGGCGGCCCGGGTCGAGCACACCCTGGTCGGTGCGGTCCGGGCCGCGCAGGCCGCCGCGCCCCGCGCCCCCGGCGCGCCGGTCTTCGGCACCCTGGCCGGCGGGCTGAGCACCCTGGTCGAAGCCGCGGCGCGGTGCAGTGGTGCGACGATCCGCCGGGACGCGGCGGTCCGCGAGCTGGCGCGCACCCCGGCCGGGTGGCGGCTCACCGTCGGCCCGACCCGGGAACCTCAACACGTCGACGTCGACGCCGTGGTGCTGGCCGTGCCGGCCCGCCCGGCCGCCCGGCTGCTCGCGGGCCCGGCACCCGAGGTGGCCGCCGCCGTCGGCGAGCTGGACTACGCCAGCGTCGCGCTGGTCACCATGGCCCTGCCGGAGCCGGAGCTGCCGGAGCTCTCCGGTTTCCTGGTGCCGGCCACCGAGGGGCTGCTGATCAAGGCGGCCACCTTCTTCACCACCAAGTGGGGGCACCTGCGCCGGGCGGACGGGCTGGCCCTGGTCCGCGCCTCGGTCGGCCGGTACGGGGAGGAGACGTCGCTCCAGCTCACCGACGACGACCTGGTCGCCACGGTGCACCGGGAGCTGTCGAAGGTGCTGGGCACGTCGATGCCCGCCCCGGTCGCCCGGCACGTGCAACGCTGGGGTGGGGCCCTGCCGCAGTACACCCCCGGCCACGGCGGGCGGGTGGCGGCGGCCCGGGCGGCGCTGCGCGCCGCCCACCCGACGCTGGCCCTGGCCGGGGCCGGCTACGACGGCGTCGGCATTCCGGTCTGCGTCCGCTCCGGCGAGACGGCGGCCGAAGAGATCATCACAGCACTGGGAGGATCGGCACCATGA
- a CDS encoding GNAT family N-acetyltransferase has translation MPIESHVASFAELDARTFHDLLRLRIDTFVVEQSCPYPELDGRDVEPGTRHLWLTRDGGVVAYLRILADPGGVARIGRVVVAPAARGAGLAGRLMTEALTLIGDGPCVLEAQSHLAGFYAGHGFTQCGPGYVEDGIPHTPMRRLTPGR, from the coding sequence ATGCCCATCGAGTCGCACGTCGCGAGCTTCGCCGAGCTGGACGCCCGCACCTTCCACGACCTGCTCCGGCTGCGCATCGACACGTTCGTGGTGGAGCAGTCCTGCCCGTACCCGGAGCTGGACGGCCGGGACGTCGAACCCGGCACCCGGCACCTCTGGCTGACCCGCGACGGCGGCGTGGTGGCGTACCTGCGGATCCTGGCCGACCCGGGCGGCGTGGCCCGGATCGGCCGAGTGGTGGTGGCACCGGCGGCCCGCGGCGCGGGCCTGGCCGGCCGGCTGATGACGGAGGCGCTGACCCTGATCGGCGACGGACCGTGCGTGCTGGAAGCGCAGAGCCACCTGGCCGGCTTCTACGCCGGCCACGGCTTCACGCAGTGCGGCCCCGGCTACGTCGAGGACGGCATCCCGCACACCCCGATGCGGCGGCTCACACCAGGCAGGTGA
- a CDS encoding isoamylase early set domain-containing protein, with protein MIKRNKLFGNQTRVTFCLPRDTPSGTVSVVGCFNDWEPGRHELVPRRDGTRTVTVKLGPGEHRFRYLATGGVWLDDDTADAIDEQGCRLLL; from the coding sequence GTGATCAAGCGCAACAAGCTCTTCGGCAACCAGACCCGGGTCACCTTCTGCCTCCCCCGGGACACCCCGTCGGGCACGGTGAGCGTGGTCGGCTGCTTCAACGACTGGGAGCCCGGCCGGCACGAGCTGGTGCCCCGCCGCGACGGCACCCGGACGGTGACGGTCAAGCTCGGCCCCGGCGAGCACCGCTTCCGTTACCTGGCCACCGGCGGGGTGTGGCTGGACGACGACACCGCCGACGCGATCGACGAGCAGGGTTGCCGGCTGCTGCTCTGA
- the msrB gene encoding peptide-methionine (R)-S-oxide reductase MsrB — translation MSLSESELPRTEEEWRVRLSPEEFRVLREHGTERPWTGEYVETKTPGVYHCRACGAELFRSEDKFDSHCGWPSFDDAIPGAVKELPDNTLGMRRTEIRCARCDSHLGHVFEGERFTPKDTRHCVNSISIRLEPKQG, via the coding sequence GTGAGTCTTTCCGAGAGCGAACTGCCCCGTACCGAGGAAGAGTGGCGGGTCCGGCTGAGCCCCGAGGAGTTCCGGGTGCTCCGCGAGCACGGCACCGAGCGGCCGTGGACCGGCGAGTACGTCGAGACCAAGACCCCCGGCGTCTACCACTGCCGGGCCTGCGGGGCGGAGCTGTTCCGCAGTGAGGACAAGTTCGACTCGCACTGCGGCTGGCCGAGCTTCGACGACGCCATCCCGGGCGCGGTGAAGGAGCTTCCCGACAACACCCTCGGCATGCGGCGTACGGAGATCCGGTGCGCCCGGTGCGACAGCCACCTGGGGCACGTCTTCGAGGGTGAGCGCTTCACCCCGAAGGACACCCGGCACTGCGTGAACTCGATCTCCATCCGGCTCGAGCCGAAGCAGGGCTGA
- the hemQ gene encoding hydrogen peroxide-dependent heme synthase: MTEQTNAARLRELNETIRYTMWSVYRATSPLPSLRENVVDEVEALFEELAGKDVTIRGTYDVAGLRADADLMIWWHSSSSDALQDAYLRFRRTTLGRALTPVWSQMALHRPAEFNKSHIPAFLADETPRAYVCVYPFVRSYEWYLLPDAERREMLAEHGKMARGYPDVRANTVASFALGDYEWMLAFEADELHRIVDLMRDLRASRARRHVREEVPFYTGRRRSIADIVTCLV, encoded by the coding sequence ATGACCGAGCAGACCAACGCGGCCCGGCTGCGGGAGCTCAACGAGACCATCCGCTACACGATGTGGTCGGTGTACCGGGCGACCAGCCCCCTCCCGTCCCTGCGCGAGAACGTCGTCGACGAGGTCGAGGCGCTCTTCGAGGAGTTGGCCGGCAAGGACGTGACCATCCGCGGCACGTACGACGTGGCCGGCCTGCGCGCCGACGCGGACCTGATGATCTGGTGGCACTCCTCGTCCAGCGACGCGCTCCAGGACGCGTACCTGCGGTTCCGCCGGACCACGCTGGGCCGGGCGCTCACCCCGGTCTGGTCGCAGATGGCGCTGCACCGGCCGGCCGAGTTCAACAAGAGCCACATCCCGGCGTTCCTGGCCGACGAGACGCCTCGGGCCTACGTCTGCGTCTACCCGTTCGTCCGCTCGTACGAGTGGTACCTGCTGCCCGACGCCGAGCGGCGCGAGATGCTGGCCGAGCACGGCAAGATGGCCCGCGGCTACCCGGACGTGCGGGCCAACACCGTGGCCTCCTTCGCGCTCGGCGACTACGAGTGGATGCTCGCCTTCGAGGCCGACGAGCTGCACCGGATCGTCGACCTGATGCGCGACCTGCGGGCCTCCCGGGCCCGCCGGCACGTCCGCGAGGAGGTCCCCTTCTACACCGGCCGCCGCCGCTCCATCGCCGACATCGTCACCTGCCTGGTGTGA